gtagaagctctgctgacttccatcatccaatcacgtacaagcaaaaacggaaaattgtatactcacctttccgtaattttcatttcctgacgcatcttcatggcagcacacactgggttgtgactccgcccccacaacctgacaggattggttagctatacatttgaaggggagacacccggcatcattctccgtatatatcatcattgaacaacagggtgggcagctttgtgctgccatgaagatgcgtcaggaaaggaaaattacggaaaggtgagtatacaattttccgttttcctgacgcattcatggcagcacacactgggaaataactcaccAGTCGGGAGGGTTCAATGCAAATAGTATTTATTCCCTATAGTGcagaagaattggccctgatgaTAGATCTGCCAAATTCGGCTGTAGCCAAGAGAGCGGCGTCCACTCTAtaagctgggtgggcaggcaggACTTCAAAAGGACTTTTGTTGGTCCCCCGCGGTAATGGCCTTGGTCTTCTGAACCCTCGCAAAGGAAGGGCGAGTAGGTCTCCAATCCCCCCTGAACTCCCTGCCGGGGCGATAGGTTCTGGCTTCCCTGTATCTATCAGGCAGATTACGCCTGAAGGTAGGGCCCTTCTGAGGCTTGGGCCTCCTGTCGGAGGGAATAAGCCCCGACTTTCCCCCAGTGACCTTGGAGATCGCTGAGTCCAATTTCGCGCCAAACAGGTTCGTGCCATGATACAGTATCTTGCACCAGTTTGATTTTGAAGTCGTGTCAGCGACCCAGggcttcagccataaggctctgcgggccatcacTGAGGCTAACATGGATCTAGCCGAGGAGCGAATGACATCTACTGAAGCCCCTGCCACAAAGTCGCCTGCTAGCCTATATTATGTCCCCCTGGTCAGTACCTTCTAGGAGGGCTTTTTCAGTGTTGGCTGCCCATGTGGAATTGCCCCTTGCGACAGCCGCTGTGGCAATAGCTGGTCTACATGCTCCCCCCGCCGTAGagtatgctttcttcagctccaaGTCGATCTTATGGTCGAGAACATCTCGGAACGAGACTGCGTCCTCTATTGGCAAAGTGACGTGCCTGGCGAGCCGCATTAGGGACGAATCAACAATGGGAGCGTTAATGAGGGAAGAGACTTTAGACTCCTTTAGAGGGTACAACTTAGCGAGCTTATTGGACAGACCAGGTCGCTTATCCGGTTTTTCCCACTCTTCTTTAATGAGGTCTTCTAACTCTTCAATGAAGGGTTCCCTCCTTAACTCGGGAAAGTACTTCCCAACCTTCAGTGGTTCCGCTACGGGTTCTTCCCAACCTATAGCTTCCTTAACAGAGCGGGAAAAAGGCTCAACCAAGCCAAAGTCAAATCTGGACACCAGCTCACGTTCTTCATGATCGGAATGGGTCTCTGCTGGCTGGGCATACGGACCGGAAGCAGATGAAGTGCCCGGGGTGGGATCATCACAGGCCAGAGGAGCCGCGGTACAGATTGATTCCCGCACTAACTCTCTTATGAGATCTGTAGCCACTCTAGCGTCCGCCTCCTTTTCTCTGGTCGCTTCATTAAAGCGGGTGCGACAAGCTAGCTTTCCTGGCAACGCAGTAGCACTGCACACCCAGCAagcgtttgctgcaggacgggtatTGTAATGTTCGCGGTGCAATGAGGGTGACCGTCTGCGGTGAGACCGTCTATGATGGGAGCGGCTGCGGCGtgatcggctatgccttgatCGATGGTAGCGGGAGGATGATCTTGACCGACTTCTGCGGGACCTCTTGCTTGATGCATGTCTGGATCTCTCCCTGCGCCACGGGCTTGCGTCTTTtggcctgatgggactgcaaGAAAGGCAGTGTTTagtggccggctctctttttGTCTCTTCACTACTTACCTAATCATATGACGGCCTCCATACCTTGTTTGCTggtagtggtctgcgagggcagtgggctccatgaGATGCACAGAGACAGCAGCAGATGTGGAAGCTGGAAGGAAGCAGAAAGGTGGTTAAAATAAAGCAGAGTGTAAAAATTAGGGAAGCCTAGAAGGGGAAAGGCATATGGGTACCTGGGACAAAAATCCCTGAAGAATTCGGGCAAAGCAGCAGCCttagaaggaaaaggaaaaatgttgtattttttaaattcGGCGCTGATGACGTatgcgcgcatgtgcagtagcgcACCGCGCGTCCCGACGCCATTTTAGATGAGGGCGAGGGAGACTGCCGGCGTCATCACtctgctgcgcgcatgcgcagaatggcCAGGGGACGCGGCGGAGCGGAGGCTGCAAGGAACCACATTGCCCAGCAAGTCCGCTGGGTCTAAGGTAAACACACGTGGGAGGAAATATGAACGGAGGGACAGTGAAGTAGGGGCATCCAGCCTAAACCaaacaaggggaggaaggatACTGGGAAAAAAGAGAAGGAGCCACACTGCCTAAGttaagcttatttaaagcttgtaaAAATGCCAGGTATTCCGCCGGGACcaacccctgagaccaccagagtgggggttcccccccataaagctctattagagactgtacaggggggacttccaaacaggagaggctgaacctgctggggcgatagcggtaggaggcaagctgtaacgtccacgtcctgtcaggtgaggataaaaaagagaatgatgccgggtgtctccccttcaaatttatagctagccaatcctgtcaggttgtgggggcggagtcacaacccagtgtgtgctgccataaatgcgtcaggaaaaaaaattgcacgtGATTTGCTATTCTTTGCAAactgaggggtagattcacgtagaatggcgtaactttgtgcgggcgtaacgtatcctatttacgttacgcctccgcaacttttacaggcaagtgctgtattctcaaaaaaaaaagttgcggcggcgtagcataaatagaccggcgtaagcccgcctaattcaaattgtgaagaggtggacgtgtgttatgtaaatcaaacttgacccgacgtgattgacgtttttcccaaatggcgcatgcgccgtctgtggaatatcccagggtgcattgctccaaactacgccgcaaggacgtcattggtttcgacgtgaacgtaaatgacgtccagccccattcacggacgacttacgcaaacgacgtaacttttttaaatttcgacgcgggaacgacagccatacttaacattggtacgccgcacttacgccaccatatagcaggggtaactatacgccgggaaaagcctaacgtaaacggcgtgactgtactgtgtcggccgggcgtacgttcgtgaattcgcgtatctatctgatttacatatttcgacgcgtaaatcagcgtacacgcccctagcggccagcgtaaatatgcagttacgatccgacggcgtaagagacttacgcctgtcggatctaagggaaatatatgcataactgattctaagaatcaggcgcatagatacgacggcgcaactcagagatacgacggcgtatctggagatacgccgtcgtatctcctctgagaatctggcccttaaggtTTATctcatttgctaagctctggagcaattgcacttgcagagtacaactgcactttgtaaagtgcacagtctatttgcctttagtaaatcaaccccatagtgtttaAACTGTAGTTTCTATACATACATGAAGAACATTACATCAACTGTCTATAATGAGCTGAAAAAATCcttaattttacatttattttcagaaTAAGAATAAAAAGTATGCCCAGGAAGGGGCATTGTCAAAGGTGCCAAAGCCCCTTCCCATTTCTCAAACCTTAATGAATATCAAAGTGAACGCTAAAAgtttgctttaaaaaacaaaatgcgaCCAGCCAGGGTCTGCTCTGTACCCCTAACTTGCATGAGTGATTTACCTTggatagaggagagagaggaaagtATAGTATTTGTTGGTTCCAGGTGATCACAGGTTAAACACTTGGGAACCAAAGTGTGAAAAGTTAACCAGATGGCTTGTGGTTTCTTACCTCCCCTCTAGGGGGCAAACTTCCAGCAGTTACACCAATTGCCCAACCACCCGCTCAACAGACTAGAGGGATATTTTAGCTCGGGATGTCCTTCTTAGTAAATTCCATGTACTGTACTCAGCAGTGTGTGATATTTGTGCTCAACATGTCCCTGGCAAGCTTCTCATTTATCTTACTGTGTACCTAGAAGAGTGCTTAGTCAAGATGAATGAACAGATTTGTGATTTTCAAAGTTAAAATTGTTTGTACTCGAATCTACATTACTGTATATAACTCTGAGCACTATAGAAAGTGAAGATCAATGTGTGTACAGCCCCAGGGTGTGATGTGCagtggcagggatggactggccattgggactaccgggagattcccggtgggccgatggctcagtgggccagtcgGAGGTCTGCTGGCGATCTGCCCGTCGATCGCCGACAGCTGGCGCCTGACGGGTAGATTGAGATTTAgcgagcatgcagagtagcgcaggaagtgtgtgtaatatgttctctctcctgtcacggcactcactcggctccccggcggcccctcctctcttctcgtccatccccaattgcttgtgacatcatctgggatggacgagaagagaggaggggccgccggggagccgagtgagtgccgtgacaggagagagaacatattacacacgcttcctgcgctactctgcatgctggctggtaaacgatgtgcaccataatgtgccctgtgccctaatgtgctatgtgccctgatgtgctatgtgccctgtgccctgatgtgccctgtgccctgatgtgccctgtgccctgatgtgccctgatgtgccccatgtcctgatgtgccccatgttctgATGTgcccccgtgtcctgatgtgccctgtgccctgatgtggtatgttccctgatgtgctatgtgcactgatgtgccctgtgctccGATGTGCTGTGCTTCAATGTGgtgtgcctcaatgtggtgtgctctgatgtgctgtgatgggccctgatgcgatgtgccccgtgccctgtaccctgatgtgctgtgccctgatgtgctgggctctgtaccgtgccctgatgtgcactgtaccctgatgtgctgtgccctgatgtgctgggctctgtaccgtgccctgatgtgcactgtaccctgatgtgctgtgccctgatgtgctgggctctgtaccgtgccctgatgtgcactgtaccctgatgtgtgtgccctgggccggtctggatgaagtccagggccacatttttgtcccagtccagccctgtgcagTGGTGGAATGCAGAACATGACCTACCTTTGGAAGATGCTTGGGAAGGATCTACTCCCAATTGCTTGTTGGTTGTCTTATGAAATATGTTCCCTTTAGTGTCGCCTTGTTCTGGATGGATCTGTGGTTGTGGTTCTGCAGGGTACAGAAAAGAGACATCTAGTGATTAAACTGTAGTTTCTGTGTATGCATAAAGAACATCACatacgatatacagtggtggagtgTAGAACACAACTTACTTGTGGAAGATCCATGGGAAGCAGCTCCAGCAAATTGCTTTTTGAGAGCTGTATGAAATAAGTTGCTTGTAATGTTGTCTTGTTCTGGATTGACTTGTGGTTGTGGTTCTGCagtgtaaataaaatatttagtgaTTAAACTGTACTAGAGGGGCCAAGGTGAACATTGCCTAAGGTGCCAAAGCCATTCCCATttctctaatgccccatacacacaagcggaacttccgccagcaaaagtccgatgtgagcttttggtcggagaatccgaccgtgtgtatgcttcatcagactttttctgtcggaatttccgccagcaaaagattgagagcaggttctctgtttttcagacgaaaaaagttcctatcgcaaattccgaaaaaaaaaacacgcatgcacggaaacaattcgacgcatgctcagaagcattgaacttaattttctcggctagccatagtgttgtacgtcaccgcgttcttgacgctcgaaagttcagagaacttttgtgtgaccgtgtgtatgcaagccaagcttgagctgaattccgtcggaaaaaccatccaacttttttctgatggaaattctgctcgtgtgtacagggcataactctgtGTTAAGTCAGATGGTAAGCCATAGTTAAACTAAAGCTGGTGGCCGGAAATGCTTGTGACTGCCATTTTAGGCTATACAAGCTAAGCTGTCCTGGCTCCAACAATTTCTCACAAGATAAGCCCTTTTATTATAAGATAAGACCACTTTTGGTGCATATAAACTATGAGGGGGACTCAAATCCTTTGGCATGAAGAGGTTAAAGTTCAGGACTCTCAATGTGGCTGGGTGAACTGGCAGAAGTTACTTTCACAGCAGGCTCCCCAATTCCCATCTATGCATTATCCAGATGGTTCTGTATAGTTCCCTTCCTCTCCTCTTGTGCTGCAGATGTCTCTGGCAGGGTGCTCCTTGTGCATAGCGTGTCTATCTCAAATTATTTCTTGTGATTAGGATGTTGGAGAAAgaggcaacgctgtatcctggcctaggccgacaaggcccaggcctagggcagcacattacaggggggcagcatggaaagagccccagtcggcttgcgctacactgttagtgtagcgccagtcttatgggcgaactgggctgagaggcaaattagtctaactCCCCCATAAAGCTGCTGTattgcttccggtatgcgggtgGCCGgcacttctaattttgactgtcctatcatcctggaccacaaactttCCTCACTgcactatatgttttctgctgcaccattggcatggttaactatgcaaattaagggaatccattgccccccccccccaggccctcagaactagtgtccccacttgaaaatttcaggccGGATCTTAAACAgccaggggtgtggccttgacaggaaggggtgggttatATTTAAGATAGGGGGTGCACGAGCTTAGTCAGGCCtatggcagcacaaaacctaaatacactgctGGGAAGAGGGCTCTGTGTACGCAACATATCCATGGCAATGTATGTGGGAATGGAAGGGGGGGCTCAAAAAAGTAACAGAAAGAGAAGCTTAGCTAACAGACATTAACTGATATCCTCCCCCCTATTTGGAGGCACCTGCCATGCCGGTCCCTGGCCCACCAATGGGTGTGTGGAGCTCAGGAAACATGTCAGAGGCATGCAGGGCAAAGGGGACCTGCAGTTACTGGGGTGTGTGAAAGTGATCCCGAGGCTAAGCAGACCATCAGCTTGTCAGATTTGTACACACTCCAATGTGTTTAAAACCCCCAAAGCCACCAATGTAAAATCTACTTTGCTGGTAGTAAAATGGTTAAAGCACATGTACAGCCCAAACTTTTTCGTTTTGGAGAGAGTAGCGATTAATTAAAACCATGTCAGCTTTGTTTAGCTGTCTGAGTCCAGTTGcagagatttaccctcacttcctctcCAAAATCTCTCCAAATTTACCAGTTGCACCAATAACACACCGTGCAAACAAGATATTATTAAACCATACAGGATACTCAAAACCTGGCTCAAGTGAAAAACGTTGTACCTCCTAAGCCCTGACTTAAAATAGGGTCCTATATAAGCGATATATGTACACACAGTGGGCTATCATTCAAAAGCCCTCCAACTGGCCAGTGGTTTGCATGTCAGGGCCATCGCTGGAGCCAAGATTACATTTAAACACTCTAAACAGAGTTTTTCAACGGAGGAGGTCATAGGAGGCTGTCACCTCTGGTGGTTCGAAAGAAATGAGACTGAAGCAGGGTCCATCTCAAAAAAATAGATTACAATAATGAATGGGTATCTGGTGTGTAAATGAAATTCTCAAATcaatatgtagcgccctgctcccagtGACTGCTGCGCTGTTCTGGGTTTagggggtgtctgagccaatggtgggctcagactttgttgaattccattgaaattagcctctgttctggctgtgttTGTGCTTGATGggattttcccctgttgcctgtaggtggcgttaccacttcaggcccatgtttGAACACgagcgaaccatggtgtgttgggtgtccctttctcggcagcagcccagtgggagtggtgccccgctgtgcgtgcatggaggggatacttaagggacGGGAGACGTTTTttgggtccttcgcctcgtggcacTCCTGGCGCCAGGCACGTGTGTGTGATCTCGACCTCTGGACCATGTTGGCCTGAGGTCGCATCTTTATGGAGTAGGCCCAGTTATGGTGGCTGGGGGCCTACGATtcaaaaggggatcccaagctgtccatccaagtgggggaagctgcttaacgaaggaaaccgggggaggacctgccctggaggagaccaagcaacgcaagctaatgtctcgggataggcctggtgacctcgttATAAAGGGACCCACTACTCTATTTGTCTTATAGTCCgccggatcggcttaaaggctctttactgtaaggctggaagttcgggactaaaatcctgtggcagaggatctcTGACTATTCATCTTTtgatctcagacggtctgtggcagagactgttctcatactggtccgtgcatcatcccggctgctaggccatgtgagtgGGGTCTATCTATACCCACTCAAGAGAtagagtggtgaatactggaactttagacattttttgtgtgctctgcactgcgtacctgaaccttcccctttcccccttctctcCTTCTACCTTCTACTttcatcacaagttttatgcagaaaaaaaataaaacctaacagttgaaggttttacatcttgtgtggacattgcaatttctatagACTTTCTTCCCTTGACGACGAACTTGGAGATAAtgtgcaaaacccaaatctaaaccagcagctcctacggggttaGTGCTACAAATATAATATTATACAATATCAACCTTTTTTCTAAGTACCTTGTTTGGGTGGTCGATGTACGGGTCTGTGTCCTTCATCTTTACGTGAAGTTGTTTCTTTGTGATTTGGGACTTCTTTCATAGCATCTTCTtctcctttaattttgtgatttgGGACTCCTATCGCAACATCTTCTGTTTCTATTTTAATTTTGTGATTTGGGACTCCTATCACAACATCATCTTCTTTTTCCACTTGAATTTTGTGATTTGGGGCTCTTATTAGAgcatcttcttctttttctcttttaataTTTTGACTTGAGATTCCTATCACGGCATCTTCTACTTGttcccttttaattttttttgctgggggTTCAGGGCATTGTATAGCAACATGGGCTGGTACGAAAGTTTTGCCATGAAGATTGGATTCTTGTTTCCCACTTTGCTCATCTTCTATGCTTTTTGATTtaaaagcttgaaaaaaaaaatgcacaatgacATTTGGAACGGGAAGTTACTTCTCGGCAATACCCAACTTTAAAAATATCAGACAAACTTGCTATACAGTATGGCAGGGTCCTGATAGTGAAGGAGTTGCTCAGCCCTGGAGGAAGCCATGATATACCATGGCCCACATGGGGAATATTGATTGGCTTTAGCAGACCCTTTCTTAGAGGCAGTTCACCCtacccgacttcagaaaaggttcctgtactacttcaaggcgacttctaggcaacttgtacccataggttTCAatagaagttgcctccaaagtcggatcactgtcttaactgaagcaactttacaggaagagaaaatagttttctcgggCAGACCCCTCCCTACCACAGAGCTGATtagtgtttgattggccactggcaaagtcgcctgtcctggaggcaacttgaagttgcctccaagttgccttgtaaagtcgcgctggaagtcgtgttgcccgagtgtgaaccggctcttaccagACTTTtgagtatacatttttatttagcaTCTTTACTCTTTTCACTTTCTATTGTCCTCACCACTTTTTTTTGCTCTCAACAATTTAGTTATATGAATACTTAGCCTTAAATGTATATAAATGAAAAACGTATTTTGGGGGATTTGGACAGGATTGGGAAGGATTAGTTTCCTGGTGCACAACATGCAGCTAACAGCCACATGCACCTCCCCTCTGCTCAGCACATGGCCATCTGTGCTCCAGAACTTAGTTGTTTACAGTGATACTGAATCTACTGTCAGCAGGGCCAAGACAAGGAGTGGGCAGAAGGGGAGGCTGCTCTGGGCGCAGCGAGTATCGTAGGGATGGAGGTGCTGCCGGTTTCTCTACTATAAGGGGCTGACAGGGATAGTGACAGAACTACTTCTGCcactacttctgtcagcccaCCACTGGTAGCAGCaaggagaaaagaagagagcCGGGAGGAGGTATAGgcttttctttctctccccctcctcctcaaaagcCTGCACATAATGAAGGGGTGCACAATTTGTCATCTttaccctgggcactggatgatccTACCTGGCACTGACTGTCAGCATTCCTGTAAAAGTATAAAGTCAATGGGTTGTTAGTTTAGGAAAGCTGACAGATCAGGATTTGCCTATATATGGGTAAACCCTGCAAGAAAACACTTTGCAGGCCAATGACTAGTTTACACAATGCAAAAATTGGACAAAATATACTGCTTTCGGAGCGGTTGTCCAATAATCTGACCATTAGCACacaactttcgagagccgatcacaacaGTCCATGGCAAAATATCTAAAACGACaagcaggggatttttttttgtacgatAACAGAACAAACGATTCTCATGTAATTAGTAGAATACTTGTGAATAAAAAATCATGTGACCAAGACCACACATtctcggaaattaaaaaaatacattacagtATTTTACAATGGTAATCAATGAAATACATTGGTTGTCAGCAGAAAAGTCCCTCAGTGGGACAAGGGACCACTGACATTGGTAAATATTTGGAAGAAGAATGTACTTTACTGTAGTCACTACAGTGTAGTGATTACATTTTTGGTAGTCAAGGAACCCCTACCTACCTAAATAAGAGTCTGTATTATatgcttaaagaggaggtccacccaatttttttttaaaagccagcagctgctcaCTGTCAAAAaagtggacacttacctgtccagcgtgcccgcgatgtcggcagacgAGGTCGAGCAACCGCTCGGTCCTCGGATGCTTCTGCCGCCATTCTTGTGAGGGAATCAGGATGTGAAGCCTtgctgcttcactgcccggttccctaaagTGCAAGCGCAAGTAGCGTGGCgggccgtcactggtccccactctctcctgggacctgtgtgtttcccaggagacagtgggggtgggggggggacgggagtggcgtgactcccacaggagtctatgcctggaagtgggtgcaaatacctgtcttagatctgcacccctctccccctgaatggtgccaaatgtaacaccggaggtggggaggattccgaaaagcggaagttccattttgggtgaaaccccgctttaagctggcTGAAGGCAAACAGACGTTTTTCAATAGTAATGATCAGGGAGACAATTGTCCATCTCAAATGCCTGGGTATCCTCCACTGTGTATTTTGAGGTGACAAAGGGTTCTGTACTTCcttccataggtgtgtgcagcctatagcATTAGTGTGTGCgccccaaatgtattaaaacatagctggtgtcagtagggcaaaggttaatgtcagtggggcagtagacggtgtcagtcgtttttcttttttattattatttaaaaaataaaaattacaactttTTTTAGAAGCCCCGTTTGGGAGCTTTGGGAAAATAtcagtgtagcgccctgctcccaaatgactgggcgctatgttaaatttcATGGGTGTCTGAGCCGATAACATGGCTCAGACTGTGTTGATTTATACTATATTAGCCTCTGTcctggcagtggctgtgcctGATAGAATTTCCCCACTGTtacctgtaggtggcgataccccTACAGGCCAGTGTTGGAACCCGGCAAGCCATAGATCATTGAGTATCTTTcctcgggaacagcccagtgggagtggtgccccgctgtgcatgccaggaagggatacttaaggggcggGAGACGTTTTTTGGGTCAGACGCCATAttttggggtccttcgcctcgtggcccttctGGCGCGAGGTATGTGTTGCGTGGTTTCCAGtctcgggaccatgttggcctgaggctgcatctctatcattaggcccagttatgctgactGGGTCCTACGAATCAAGAGGGATCTCAAGCTGTCCATCTAAGCGGAGGAAGCTATACTTGATAAAGGAAAcaaggggaggacctgccctggaggaggccAAGGCTTATGTCTCTGGATAGGGCTGGTGACcttattaaggagggatccacaacTTAAGTTGTCCTACAGTTCGCCGGGTCGGCAtaaaggctctttaactgtacggctggaagttcgggtattacatcctgtggcagaggattccggactgttcaatttgttcccaatcagtctgtggcagagactgttatcgaactagtttgtgcatcatcccggctgctaggccaggtgagaggggtctatacgGGTGAGAaatacccactcaagagggaGTGGTGAATGACTTTGGTGTATAGAGgtttttccccagtgatctgtacctagggtgaccacatttccaaactaccattcagggacaccctcccttcccaaaaatcagcttgtgctgtaacgaatcacagcacagt
The Rana temporaria chromosome 6, aRanTem1.1, whole genome shotgun sequence DNA segment above includes these coding regions:
- the LOC120943017 gene encoding uncharacterized protein LOC120943017 isoform X4, giving the protein MTKELMISNHLAKMDETRLIKFKKALCQMKPPPGAGPIKMEDLKDKSIEEIVEFIFRCHTERHGPATIKNVLIEISENQIRMLIDRDLRNGAFKSKSIEDEQSGKQESNLHGKTFVPAHVAIQCPEPPAKKIKREQVEDAVIGISSQNIKREKEEDALIRAPNHKIQVEKEDDVVIGVPNHKIKIETEDVAIGVPNHKIKGEEDAMKEVPNHKETTSRKDEGHRPVHRPPKQEPQPQVNPEQDNITSNLFHTALKKQFAGAASHGSSTKPQPQIHPEQGDTKGNIFHKTTNKQLGVDPSQASSKASTSAAVSVHLMEPTALADHYQQTSPIRPKDASPWRRERSRHASSKRSRRSRSRSSSRYHRSRHSRSRRSRSHHRRSHRRRSPSLHREHYNTRPAANACWVCSATALPGKLACRTRFNEATREKEADARVATDLIRELVRESICTAAPLACDDPTPGTSSASGPYAQPAETHSDHEERELVSRFDFGLVEPFSRSVKEAIGWEEPVAEPLKVGKYFPELRREPFIEELEDLIKEEWEKPDKRPGLSNKLAKLYPLKESKVSSLINAPIVDSSLMRLARHVTLPIEDAVSFRDVLDHKIDLELKKAYSTAGGACRPAIATAAVARGNSTWAANTEKALLEEQQPQTTPEQGNLTSNLFHKTPKKRIGVSSSHSSSKAGPQPQVNLEQGKITRNTIDTAPNKSPEVNLSHASSKEAQRQVNPGKGKTTSNEYYRIPFKRFEESPSHASSKTGPQPQVNLEQGKITRNTIDTAPNKSPEVTLSHASSKEAQRQVNPGKGKTTSNEYYRIPFKRFEESPSHASSKRPQPQVNLEQGKITRNTIDTAPNKSPEVNLSHASSKGTQPRVSRVQGNFTRNMPNRTPSNQYGGALSHSSYKEPQRQVNPEKGKTTSNEYRIPLKSPSHASFKSKSWSTIHHYTSHPEERQPQVNPGQSKTTSNISPRAPSNQYGVASHSSSNKPRPQVSPKHSTITSNSSHRAPNKQFGLAPPYASSKGTQPRVSRVQGNFTRNVPNRTPSNQYGGALSHTPYKGKSWLCLLVLASWNATAPVQDQK
- the LOC120943017 gene encoding uncharacterized protein LOC120943017 isoform X8 — encoded protein: MTKELMISNHLAKMDETRLIKFKKALCQMKPPPGAGPIKMEDLKDKSIEEIVEFIFRCHTERHGPATIKNVLIEISENQIRMLIDRDLRNGAFKSKSIEDEQSGKQESNLHGKTFVPAHVAIQCPEPPAKKIKREQVEDAVIGISSQNIKREKEEDALIRAPNHKIQVEKEDDVVIGVPNHKIKIETEDVAIGVPNHKIKGEEDAMKEVPNHKETTSRKDEGHRPVHRPPKQEPQPQVNPEQDNITSNLFHTALKKQFAGAASHGSSTKPQPQIHPEQGDTKGNIFHKTTNKQLGVDPSQASSKASTSAAVSVHLMEPTALADHYQQTSPIRPKDASPWRRERSRHASSKRSRRSRSRSSSRYHRSRHSRSRRSRSHHRRSHRRRSPSLHREHYNTRPAANACWVCSATALPGKLACRTRFNEATREKEADARVATDLIRELVRESICTAAPLACDDPTPGTSSASGPYAQPAETHSDHEERELVSRFDFGLVEPFSRSVKEAIGWEEPVAEPLKVGKYFPELRREPFIEELEDLIKEEWEKPDKRPGLSNKLAKLYPLKESKVSSLINAPIVDSSLMRLARHVTLPIEDAVSFRDVLDHKIDLELKKAYSTAGGACRPAIATAAVARGNSTWAANTEKALLEEQQPQTTPEQGNLTSNLFHKTPKKRIGVSSSHSSSKAGPQPQVNLEQGKITRNTIDTAPNKSPEVNLSHASSKEAQRQVNPGKGKTTSNEYYRIPFKRFEESPSHASSKTGPQPQVNLEQGKITRNTIDTAPNKSPEVTLSHASSKEAQRQVNPGKGKTTSNEYYRIPFKRFEESPSHASSKTGPQPQVNLEQGKITRNTIDTAPNKSPEVNLSHASSKEPQAQVSPKQSKISSVLCILQRQVMLYTPPLHITPRGCGHIDLHFL
- the LOC120943017 gene encoding uncharacterized protein LOC120943017 isoform X6 is translated as MTKELMISNHLAKMDETRLIKFKKALCQMKPPPGAGPIKMEDLKDKSIEEIVEFIFRCHTERHGPATIKNVLIEISENQIRMLIDRDLRNGAFKSKSIEDEQSGKQESNLHGKTFVPAHVAIQCPEPPAKKIKREQVEDAVIGISSQNIKREKEEDALIRAPNHKIQVEKEDDVVIGVPNHKIKIETEDVAIGVPNHKIKGEEDAMKEVPNHKETTSRKDEGHRPVHRPPKQEPQPQVNPEQDNITSNLFHTALKKQFAGAASHGSSTKPQPQIHPEQGDTKGNIFHKTTNKQLGVDPSQASSKASTSAAVSVHLMEPTALADHYQQTSPIRPKDASPWRRERSRHASSKRSRRSRSRSSSRYHRSRHSRSRRSRSHHRRSHRRRSPSLHREHYNTRPAANACWVCSATALPGKLACRTRFNEATREKEADARVATDLIRELVRESICTAAPLACDDPTPGTSSASGPYAQPAETHSDHEERELVSRFDFGLVEPFSRSVKEAIGWEEPVAEPLKVGKYFPELRREPFIEELEDLIKEEWEKPDKRPGLSNKLAKLYPLKESKVSSLINAPIVDSSLMRLARHVTLPIEDAVSFRDVLDHKIDLELKKAYSTAGGACRPAIATAAVARGNSTWAANTEKALLEEQQPQTTPEQGNLTSNLFHKTPKKRIGVSSSHSSSKAGPQPQVNLEQGKITRNTIDTAPNKSPEVNLSHASSKEAQRQVNPGKGKTTSNEYYRIPFKRFEESPSHASSKTGPQPQVNLEQGKITRNTIDTAPNKSPEVTLSHASSKEAQRQVNPGKGKTTSNEYYRIPFKRFEESPSHASSKTGPQPQVNLEQGKITRNTIDTAPNKSPEVNLSHASSKGTQPRVSRVQGNFTRNMPNRTPSNQYGGALSHSSYKERQPQVNPGQSKTTSNISPRAPSNQYGVASHSSSNKPRPQVSPKHSTITSNSSHRAPNKQFGLAPPYASSKGTQPRVSRVQGNFTRNVPNRTPSNQYGGALSHTPYKGKSWLCLLVLASWNATAPVQDQK